A genomic stretch from Lathyrus oleraceus cultivar Zhongwan6 chromosome 2, CAAS_Psat_ZW6_1.0, whole genome shotgun sequence includes:
- the LOC127121816 gene encoding uncharacterized protein LOC127121816, producing MNVNELNSDEGPIAKNLSPGIAKRMKNRRDKVVMNEGTPSKTAKKKAIVGPTKSLSKVVAPTRKKKEISSSESDHDFEHDIQDFTPQKKEAVRKIPVNVPEVPLDNISFHSVGNVERWKFVYQIRLALEREIGQDALECKEVMKLIEHAGLMKSPTSFGKCCKVLVKEFIINIPDDRDDNKSKEFRKGYVRGKCVEFSSIVINKYMGICEDEQPEIEVSDNQVCKEITAKQVVQWPRKGSRQLES from the coding sequence ATGAATGTTAATGAGTTAAACTCGGATGAAGGACCCATTGCTAAGAATTTGTCCCCTGGAATTGCCAAGAGGATGAAGAATAGAAGAGACAAGGTTGTGATGAATGAAGGCACACCCTCTAAGACTGCCAAGAAGAAAGCTATTGTTGGTCCCACCAAAAGCTTGAGCAAAGTTGTGGCTCCTACTAGGAAGAAGAAGGAGATCTCTTCTAGTGAATCTGATCATGATTTTGAACATGATATTCAGGACTTCACCCCACAGAAGAAAGAAGCGGTGAGAAAGATACCTGTGAATGTTCCTGAGGTGCCTTTAGATAATATATCATTCCACTCTGTCGGTAACGTAGAAAGATGGAAATTTGTTTACCAAATAAGGCTAGCTCTGGAAAGGGAAATTGGACAGGATGCACTTGAATGCAAGGAAGTTATGAAACTCATTGAACATGCAGGTTTAATGAAAAGTCCTACAAGCTTTGGAAAATGTTGTAAGGTGCTAGTGAAGGAATTTATTATAAACATCCCTGATGACCGTGATGACAATAAAAGCAAGGAATTTAGAAAAGGTTATGTGAGAGGAAAATGTGTGGAATTTTCATCTATTGTGATTAATAAGTACATGGGCATATGTGAAGATGAACAACCTGAGATAGAGGTGTCTGATAACCAGGTTTGCAAAGAAATTACTGCAAAACAGGTTGTACAATGGCCTAGAAAAGGAAGCCGTCAGCTGGAAAGTTAA
- the LOC127121094 gene encoding uncharacterized protein LOC127121094, which yields MAPKKKRARKHKRKTYDDAENASQSESTNLNDASDSWECPTSARKNLTENSKAVSNLRRSSLRSAAKPIQNGITSAPDDIQQVDDPAETVDSGYKGLDKDSEKKESPSRYLVSCVSSPTLELIPLEKDLEGEITNDNQRKCTLRGGCSSPSYGLKLSEMVAMVGNENGDEVDSEIPSRAEDTVNGYHVKMEFMPILRRIIDKHGDIARNCVTESVRHRSELLEIICGIISDFEKKDVRSIKGSSLKDKIALVDGLRNMKVEVEWLHARLTEVLEANEILMQSSELKQKAAKNRKLVEQSELELEECEAQKKELTEKLKTVCEKETLCKENLARAKDESAATSRVIGFAISKVGRFLNCSMVDALI from the exons ATGGCACCAAAGAAGAAGAGAGCAAGGAAGCATAAAAGGAAAACCTATGATGATGCTGAAAATGCTTCCCAATCTGAGTCAACCAATCTCAACGACGCG TCAGATTCTTGGGAATGTCCTACCTCTGCTAGAAAGAATTTAACTGAGAATTCTAAAGCGGTGTCTAATCTCCGCCGCAGCTCCTTAAGATCAGCTGCAAAGCCTATTCAAAATGGAATAACATCTgctcctgatgacatccaacaAGTTGATGATCCGGCCGAGACAGTCGATTCG GGATATAAAGGTTTAGACAAAGATTCTGAGAAAAAAGAATCCCCTTCAAGATACCTAGTATCATGTGTTTCTTCTCCAACATTGGAACTAATCCCTCTTGAGAAGGATTTGGAAGGGGAAATAACAAATGATAATCAAAGGAAGTGTACTTTAAGGGGTGGATGTTCATCCCCATCATATGGCTTGAAACTATCTGAAATGGTTGCTATGGTGGGAAATGAAAATGGCGATGAGGTTGATTCTGAGATACCGAGCCGGGCGGAAGACACGGTGAATGGATATCATGTGAAGATGGAATTCATGCCAATATTAAGAAGAATAATAGACAAACATGGCGATATTGCTAGGAATTGTGTGACAGAATCGGTGAGACACCGATCAGAATTGTTGGAGATTATCTGCGGAATCATATCGGATTTCGAAAAGAAAGATGTTCGCAGTATTAAAGGAAGTTCCTTGAAAGACAAGATTGCTCTTGTAGATGGGTTAAGAAATATGAAAGTGGAAGTTGAATGGCTGCACGCGAGGCTAACCGAGGTGCTTGAAGCAAATGAGATTCTTATGCAGTCTAGTGAGCTGAAACAGAAAGCAGCCAAGAATAGGAAGCTTGTGGAACAGTCCGAGCTTGAGTTGGAGGAATGTGAAGCGCAGAAGAAGGAACTGACTGAGAAGCTGAAAACAGTATGTGAGAAAGAGACTCTTTGCAAAGAGAATCTGGCCAGAGCAAAGGATGAGTCTGCCGCGACATCTCGAGTAATCGGGTTTGCCATATCTAAAGTCGGACGCTTTCTTAATTGCTCAATGGTTGATGCTTTGATTTAG